The following proteins are co-located in the Castanea sativa cultivar Marrone di Chiusa Pesio chromosome 8, ASM4071231v1 genome:
- the LOC142606037 gene encoding uncharacterized protein LOC142606037, whose translation MSRPEVEEVLFAYIAVASHAVSLVLIRVDDRVQQPVYYVSKSPHEAVVCYLPLEKDILAMVHSTWKLLHHLQAHTVVSLTQLPLQLLLQKADYIGRLAKWGTILGAFDIKYMPRTSIKGHVLADLVAYFTESSLEVEGEKRNLGGKPIEAISLQGPLPWKLYVDGAANQRGSRVGLVMVSPEKITIEKSLRIGFSATNNEAEYEVLLVGMAMVLKMGEKAMEVFSDSRLVVGQVKRELEARDLRMQ comes from the coding sequence atgtctagACCCGAGGTGGAAGAGGTTCTTTTCGCCTATATTGCAGTAGCCTCTCATGCAGTTAGCCTAGTGCTGATAAGGGTGGACGATAGAGTACAACAGCCGGTCTATTACGTGAGTAAGTCACCACACGAGGCAGTGGTTTGTTACTTGCCGTTGGAGAAGGATATTTTGGCAATGGTACATTCTACATGGAAACTCCTTCATCACTTACAAGCTCATACAGTGGTGAGTTTAACCCAACTCCCCCTTCAATTGCTACTTCAGAAAGCTGATTACATAGGGAGacttgccaaatggggaacaaTTTTAGGGGCATTTGacatcaagtacatgcctcgGACTTCTATTAAAGGCCATGTtctcgcagatttggtggctTATTTTACTGAGTCTTCACTAGAAGTTGAGGGTGAAAAGCGTAATTTAGGAGGAAAACCAATTGAAGCAATCTCCTTACAGGGACCTTTACCTTGGAAATTGTATGTTGATGgtgcagctaatcagagaggatctaGAGTGGGACTAGTTATGGTGTCCCCAGAGAAGATTACTATTGAGAAGTCTTTAAGGATAGGTTTCTCGGCCACaaataatgaagctgagtatgaagttTTATTGGTAGGGATGGCTATGGTTCTGAAAATGGGAGAAAAGGCAATGGAGGTATTCTCGGATTCGAGGCTGGTGGTGGGCCAagtgaagagagagttggaagcaAGAGATTTAAGAATGCAATGA